In Fundulus heteroclitus isolate FHET01 chromosome 17, MU-UCD_Fhet_4.1, whole genome shotgun sequence, the following are encoded in one genomic region:
- the LOC105916184 gene encoding histone H2A-like, producing the protein MSGRGKTGGKARAKAKTRSSRAGLQFPVGRVHRLLRKGNYAERVGAGAPVYLAAVLEYLTAEILELAGNAARDNKKTRIIPRHLQLAVRNDEELNKLLGGVTIAQGGVLPNIQAVLLPKKTEKPAKAK; encoded by the coding sequence ATGTCTGGACGCGGAAAGACCGGAGGCAAGGCTAGAGCCAAGGCCAAGACTCGCTCTTCCAGAGCAGGTCTGCAGTTCCCCGTGGGCCGTGTCCACAGGCTGCTGAGGAAAGGCAACTACGCTGAACGCGTGGGTGCCGGAGCCCCAGTGTACCTGGCCGCCGTGCTGGAGTACCTGACGGCTGAGATCCTGGAGCTGGCTGGCAACGCTGCCCGCGACAACAAGAAGACCAGGATCATCCCCCGTCACCTGCAGCTGGCTGTGCGCAACGACGAGGAGCTCAACAAGCTGCTCGGAGGAGTCACCATCGCTCAGGGAGGCGTTCTGCCCAACATCCAGGCTGTGCTGCTACCCAAGAAGACCGAGAAGCCCGCCAAGGCCAAGTAA